One genomic window of Choloepus didactylus isolate mChoDid1 chromosome 27, mChoDid1.pri, whole genome shotgun sequence includes the following:
- the LOC119521684 gene encoding zinc finger protein 383 isoform X3, which produces MCETKLLSLKKEVYEIESCQREIVGLPRHSFEYSNFRDVLEYRSHFERQLEYKNGHFSQEIFTHEYMPTYIQHSFLTLHQIINNEEKHYECKKCGKAFSQNSQFIQHQKIHIGEKSYECKECGKFFSCGSHVTRHLKIHTGEKPFECKECGKAFSCSSYLSQHQRIHTGKKPYECKECGKAFNYCSNLIDHQRIHTGEKPYECKVCGKAFTKSSQLFQHVRIHTGEKPYECKECGKAFTQSSKLVQHQRIHTGEKPYECKECGKAFSSGSALTNHQRIHTGEKPYDCKECGKAFTQSSQLRQHQRIHAGEKPFECLECGKAFTQNSQLFQHQRIHTDEKPYECNECGKAFNKCSNLTRHLRIHTGEKPFNCKECGKAFSSGSDLIRHQGVHTDE; this is translated from the coding sequence ATGTGTGAAACCAAGTTATTATCTCTAAAGAAGGAAGTTTATGAAATAGAATCATGCCAAAGGGAGATTGTGGGACTTCCAAGGCACAGCTTTGAGTACTCCAATTTCAGAGATGTTTTGGAATATAGAAGCCACTTTGAAAGACAATTGGAATACAAAAATGGGCATTTCAGTCAAGAAATATTCACTCATGAATACATGCCCACATATATTCAACACTCTTTTCTTACTCTACATCAAATAATTAATAATGAAGAGAAACACTATGAATGTAAGAAATGTGGAAAGGCTTTTAGTCAGAACTCACAATTtattcaacatcagaaaattcatattGGTGAAAAATCTTATGAATGTAAGGAGTGTGGGAAATTCTTCAGTTGTGGCTCACATGTTACTCGACATCTGAAAATTCATACTGGGGAAAAACCCTttgaatgtaaggaatgtggaaaagccttcagttgTAGCTCATATCTTTCTCAACATCAAAGAATTCATACTGGtaagaaaccctatgaatgtaaagaatgtgggaagGCATTTAATTATTGCTCAAATCTTATTGACCatcaaagaattcacactggtgaaaaaccctatgaatgtaaagtatgtggaaaagcctttacTAAGAGCTCACAACTTTTTCAACATGTGAGAATTCATACaggtgagaaaccctatgaatgtaaggaatgtggcAAAGCCTTTACTCAGAGCTCAAAGCTTGTTcagcatcagagaattcatactggtgagaaaccctatgaatgcaaaGAATGTGGCAAAGCCTTTAGTAGTGGGTCAGCACTTACTAatcatcagagaattcacactggtgagaaaccctacgattgtaaggaatgtgggaaagcttttacTCAGAGCTCACAACTTCGtcaacatcagagaattcatgcTGGTGAGAAACCCTTTGAGTGTCTtgaatgtgggaaggccttcacTCAGAATTCACAACTTTttcaacatcagagaattcatacagatgaaaaaccatatgaatgtaatgaatgtggaaaggcCTTTAATAAATGCTCAAACCTTACTCGACATCTCAGAATTCATACTGGTGAAAAACCATTTAActgtaaggaatgtgggaaagcaTTTAGTAGTGGCTCAGACCTCATTCGTCATCAGGGAGTTCATACTGATGagtag